TGTTAGTCATTACATGTAGTCTTTCTGTACTTATTTAAGTAATTGACGACGTACATGATTAGAAAAGTTAGACGTGTTAACTTTTTGGAAAGAGAAGTTGCTTGCCTTACACACATTATTCACCTTAGCGCCGGAACTTTTACCAATGGAAAGCTAGGTATTATATATCTGATTCATTTTCTTTAGATAAGAAACTGTGGATCTCTTAGTGAGGACAACTGGATTAGTGTACTCAAATTTTAACACGATTAACTTATTCGATAAGACTTGCAAATATGCAATGATAATCACTCGCTTTAGTATAGTCTTAGTATTTAGATTCTTGATGACTTGTCCACAAACCAAACACCCTCTATGTGTATTATTGGCAATACAGACGTTAAAAAGTTAGTTGCTTGGTTGGTGGTTACTTTCATTGATTGATTCTTGTTTTAagatatattttctttcaaaatctttGATCTTGAAGCTAAAAATTTCTCATTCGGTGTATTTCAGACTCTGGATGGGAGGACTATCAGGGTTAATGCTGCTGAAGAAAGACCTAGGCGTAACACATACTGAATTTGATCATATATTTATTTGTTCGATTGACATAGCAGTCATGCCAGCTATGAGTAGTTAGATTTTCATCAGACGTCTTAGATTGAGCTCTCTACTTCTTTGTTTTTATTCCTTGATTGCTTATATATAGGTATGggaacttcttttttcttttggctcTTGCCCTTCGGAAATTCCGAATTGAAGGGTTGAATGCATTAAAATTTTGACTGCTATCAACTATCTGTGGTGTACTGATTTGCCGTTAACCTTGGTGTGCACTGGTTGCTGTATGCTGTCAGTTTCCTTATATATCTTGGGATCTCTAACGATGACTAATCTCATACTTGTCCGATTTCATAATTAACATGATAAATGCATAAGTAACTCTGCCGATTGCGCTAGATTATGCAGCTGCAATCTGCTCTTCCGGCTCACATAGGTGGAAGGTGCTAGAAGGGGTGAATGGTTGGAGGTTCTATAGGATTAGGGGCGGGAAGCAGAGAAAATGCGCATAAGGAAAAGTATGAAATGACTGGGCTGCAGTATTGTTCTTTCCAGATGAGGTACAACCTACCCAATTTCTTAGGGTGGGATTTAACGATGAAGAATAATAAATTCTCGTTTGGACATTCCACTACTGTTATTGAGCAAAGCCAAAACAAAACTCAGCGAAATGAAACTTTTATCTTCTCAATTATAGTAGTAAAACATAACTTATTGACATTTTGGCGCAGAAACAAGAAATTGCATTGAAAGCTTCGTTATCATTGAGTAACTAGAGGAGAGAATTTGCATGGAGATTAAATACAGAATCATCTGGATTGTTCATTCTTTACAGGCTAAGAGGTGAAACTGTACAAAGCATCAAAGGAAACTGCAAAGGAAATAGAAGCTAGTTATAATGGGTAACCAAGACTATCACCACCCGACTCGACAGCGTTATGTGCCCTTTAACTGTGCTTCCCGACTAGTCAGTGGAACATAACGGACGGAAGTCTCACTTCGAACACTTAATGAACCATCCAAATTCTTGTCTATAACCTTGAGATCTTGGAAAAAAGTACCCACTGGAATCACCATCCTTCCCCCGGGCTTTAACTGGTCGATGAGATCCTGGGGAACATCAGCTGCAGCTGCTCCAACGTGAATAGCATCATATGGTGCATGCTCTGGCCAACCCTTCCTCCCGTCTGCAATGATGCAAAAGTCGTCATTAAAAAACACTTATTTGTCAACGTACTCAAAAAATCCCACAATAAAACTTGTCCAATGGTTGGGTCATGGTAGACAGGAAACAAGAAATAAGATTAAGCAACCATCTACGAACACAAACTACTTTGGTATGTCGAGTGTCTCCTAATGCTCTCTTTGGTGCGAATTATTTGGTTGTGATCAGCAATTACAGAGACGCATCCAATTAAATTACTTAAAACACAAATCTCTCTATGACCTAATCCATAAGTTCCTGAATAAACTACATGAAAAGTACAAAACCATACCACCAACATGCAATGAGAGAGACCCTTCTTTTAACAAAGGAGCTGCTGCACTTCTTTCAACATTCTTGGTCGACCACGCAACCAACTCGGGTATATGCTCCACACCAACAGCTCGACCTTGTGGTCCAACCATCAGAGCAAAACATGCTGTGAGATACCCAGTTCCTACACGAAACAAAGCTATTAGCTTTGGCAAGAAAAGGTCATCCTTCATTCATTGAATCAATCAACTATTCTTTAATCCCTATAGATAGGATTTCATTGCTAACAACAAAACAAGAAAGATTCTAAAAGCTTATCAGTATCTCCTGATGTTTTCCATAAGAAAAAATAATGTCCGTCAACAATGGCATGAAAGTtccaaatcttttttttttccttttttgagaCTAAATATGAAAGTTACAGAAAACATTTCTACTAGTGAGATAAAAGCTACCTTGAAGACAAATCTCGTCATTACATAAAAATAACTCATGGTAAATGAAACACTCACTTATAGTTAATACAGGAAGAACTTATCCAAAAAAAGAAAGCACAGAAAGACCAACTTTTCAGTCAGAGCAACGCAGAAACACCAATAATCTTGGTTCAATCTACAAGTCAACATTATCCTCTTCCTCTAACCAAACCCCAGATTTGATTCTTTCACTTCTGTCTAATtccgacccatcaaatacccaatGATTTTCCTAACATAAAATCAAGTTTTGATACCTACATAAGATATATACACCAAACTACACAATCTATTAACTGTTCACCCGGACAGGCCAATCATGCAAAACATTTAACATTCTTCTGAAACTATTATTTCCCCCGTTGGATTAGAGGTTATTTTTGATATTAAGATCCATGGAGCTCATAGCACAAGTGTAGAATTGATACTACACCAAAGTGTTATGCTCTGCTAGATGGCATCCGTTTGACAAGCAACCACAATACAAGGAACttggaaaatgagagaaaaaagtTGCGCAGCAAAAACTGGTCATGTTCAATCCACTGATGGTATTGATACATGCTCACACGTCACAAGCTATTGACCTCGGGGAAACAAAAACAACCAAGTCCAGAATATTGAGAACCAACAATCTGCTATTAATCTCTCACTGAGTGCATAAACCAATGTCATTTCTGATTATCCACCACATGAAAAACCATGCAAATTATGAGAATGTCCGTCCACCTTAGGGAGCTCTATAAGTATCACATTTATTCCTGGGAGAGCACAATTCAATCACAACTTGGACAGCTGAATGTTTGACGGATAGAGTCAAAATATATCATAAGGTCCCAAATTAGAGCAATGAAATAATGTCTTCTATGTTTAAAACTAATAAATATGTGCTTTTGAATTGTTCtcatatttaaaattaaatatctgCTATCTACTATCTTGATTGAGTTATTATCAAGGAACCTCTTATTATTTGCGCAAAAGGATTTGATATTTAAGGCTTGTGCTATCTCTACCCGTGCTTTTTGACACCTATATACtcgttttgaaagaaataatgatATCCCCCAATTAATTTGTAGAAACAAGTGAGCTCATTAGACAATTACCTGAACCGACATCCAGAGCATGCATGCCAGGCTGCAACCTGTCCTCCAATAATTCAAGACACATAGCATGCATATGAGGAGCTGAGATAGTGGCATTGTAACCTATACTCATGGGGCTATCAATGTAAGCGGGAGTACCCTCAGGTACAAACAAACCCCTATCAAcagtttccattatttctgttACTTTCTTTGATTTTATTACTCCATATCTTTGCAACTGCTCAATCATTCCCTTGTTTCTGTTAATGCCACTTCCACTCAGAAAATGCTGTTGACAAACATAAAACAAGATTGAAGTAAGAGATAACAAATATGCCCATCTGTTGACCTGCTCAAGGTTGACAGGAAAACAGGAAAAAAAATGCACAGCAGTTAAAACATTTGAATTATGTAACACAAGAATGGTAGGTGATGTAAGATTTTATTCGTAAAGGCGGATCAGGTAATGTATCCGGAAAATTTGCATCCTAGAAATTTCCAAGAGTATGAAAATACTTAGTTATCTAGGCACACCAATCTCATCTTTCTGTTcaatttcacatttaagcttgAAAAGAAAGCTCAATTAGAAGAAATTCATAGCTTTCTATCACAGGATATTCTTAGATTGTACCACCCATTTAGGAATACTTATCCAGCCTAATAtaatataaaacaacaacaactatataCCTAGTGTAATCcccctaccccgaaggggtagagagactgtttctgaaagaccctcagctcaagaaaaCAAGATAAGAACAGGAAAACAGTAAAAGAAAGTCATGTCGGAAATACTAAAGGTAAGAACATTAACAACAAAAAACAAAGCATTAATATAACCAAACAAGGGGAACAACAAATGTTACTAGACACCACAAATAAGATAACACTAAAGTGATAATACTAGTACTGGTatataaaacaaaaaacaaacaaccaaaacaaacataaCTGATACGGAGTCCTAAACTCGACGGCCTACTAACCCTCAACCTTAATCTTCGACCTCCATAACTTTCTATCTAGGGGTCATGTCGTCGGTAAGCTGGAGGCATACCATGTCCAGTCTAACCACTTTTTCCCAATACTTCTTCCGCCTACCTCTACCTTTTCTCAGACCCAAAATAGCCAACCTCTCACACTTGCTCAATGGGGCATCATCCTCATTTCATACAAGCCTAATATAATATACAAGCctaataaaagaaacaaagtcTTGCCAAACTATTGAGTAACCTCCTTAAAAGAAAAGAACACTCCACTCCtcccagactccacttgtgggattttactgagtTTGTTGTTTAATGATCATGCTTACAATAATTAGAAATCATCCTATCCTCACAACTCTATTTTTTATTCAGATTTTTTCTTTTAGCGGAAAAGGAAAAACAATGTGCACCGAATATCAGCTAATTGAATGCTTATTTGAAGCTAGGACACTAACAATTTGAGAGGGGTGCGGATTTGGGGAGGGGAGGGGGACAACCTTTAACATTATGTACACTTCCAAAAGGCCACTTAGAACAGAAGGGCATGGCTTACAACGTATCGCTGATTATAATCTCAAATAAACTTAGCTATCAAAATAAAACCAAGACCAGATAATTACTTCCACATCACAACAATTAGGAAAAATCGCTAACGCCGAAACTACTACAGGGATATGGTGATGAATCCTGTAACCTAGCACTCAAAATGTTTCCAGAAACTTGTAAGGAATTTTGCCAAAGAGAAACTAATCATCCGAACGAGTTTCATTGCAGTTGTATAACAAAGTCAAGTCATCAAACATTCTCTGTTACTAGTCCATTCACTGTTCGGAAATTCGCCATCAGTATTGACTATCAGGAAGAAAACGATCATTTCTAACCACTGAACTAAAACAAAATTACTAGAAATATAAAATATACTTCTATAGATAGAATTATTACCTCCATTCGAGAGAAGAGAGAATTCCCCGTGAAGAAATTGGGGTTAGGAACACGGCAAAAGGATGAAGAGAAGAGGGGGAAGTTAGGAGGCTGAAGAGTATAGAGTTGGTGAGTGTAGAATAAACAAGTGTGCTTTAAAGGCGCACGGTAGCGGAAACCATACGCTATAGCTGACACAGAATGCAGCAAGGGTATTGAAGACGGCATTATTTCAACTCTAGCTACTTCTCGATCCTTTAATTTAGTCCTGTTTCTTTACTCACTCTACTCTTCGCACGTGTCTTCTCCAACCCCTTTTGAAGAAGGGTATTAACCCAATAATAATTGGGCCTTCAAATTCCACTCTATAATGGGCCTTAGCTAACATGTAGTGTGGATGGGCTGTGGCCTATTTTGAGGGTGAAGTGCAGCAATAGCCACTTTTAAGCTcagctatttaaaatatatccataATTTACATTGTATTTAAAGACTAGCCAATTTACCCAAACTTCAGGACTAACTGTTCTAAATTTTTGAGCTGCTAGTTTTAAATTCAGGACTAAGTATCTTGAATTTctgaattattaatttaaaatttaggacGTAAGAGTCGAATTTTAGGACATGATGTTCTGTAATTTGAACTTTGAGGTTTAAACTCTAGGACTCTATGTCCTAAAGTTTGAGTAAAATTaactaatctttaaatatattgtaaactgtgaatatattttaaacaacatgTTTAAATGTGAATACCTTGTGTGTCGAGAGCCCATAAAAAGGCCCATGAATAAAATTCCTTTTGATAAGGAACTCATGTAAGGGAAGCAAAAATGAAGGGGTTGATTATAACAAACATTAAACTTACAATATGTAAGGAGTTTAAGTAGCAAAATGAAGGAATTGATAACAAAAACATTAAACTTATAACATGAAAGGAGCTTAAGCTTTATGCACTGTtagtttaaaaaattatatacataattatctaacttaTTAGGTAATTGTAATTAAATCTTTTAGTGAATATTAATagataatttattaaatataataataaattattgttatgatgtcAAAGGTTAAAACTCATAATGTGAATAACTATTTATGATGTCAaacgtatatataacttaaatccaccaaaaaaaatatatacctATATCTTTTGCATAAACCTTGTCACTTCAACTATAGTTAATTCATATTTCCATCTTTTATTGCACGCACCTAGTCCGAGTAAGTCTTCTCGAAGAAGAAAAGGTAGTTGGAGTTTGGTAAGTCACTTTAGTATTGCTCTCTAGATTTAAAAAACAcattataattatttaaaagaaataactTAACATTTAATCAATGAACTACACCTTGTTGCCAAAAAGAAAATATCAATTATACCTCAACTCTAAATTATAGGGTCGACAATGTATATTTTGTTTTATGTGTGGCCGTTTCATTTAAATATTGCTAAGTCATTGAAGTGGAAAAATAGTGAATAAACGTATTTGTGCAGCAGATTAGACTATGGTTTATTGCAGGACTCAATAAAAATGATATATATGCATTTCTCAACAAAAGTTGGAGGCATATCCAAAAATACAGATCCTATATAGATGGCGACAAAAAGTAAGAATTTTGGAAAACAACAGCTCGTTTCTTCTTTTGTACATTTATTAAAGTTAAAATTAGAGGATTCATATTCCAAAATCCCTTTAGAAAGCCAACATACCACATGAAACATGCTATTCGTACGTACTTCTTACTGAACTTTTTAACCAAGGGGGAAGAGTCCTCATTCCGCGTTTTTTTTCATATTCTAAGATGGAttaattagataatttttttagTCCGGTGTCTGCTACCTATAATGTGGCATGACTAAATTGGATTTGTGCCGAGAACGCTCACAATGGAGGGTAAAATACTCCTTAATAAAGGTGATTCCGTACACATGATTCGAACTCGAGATTTCTGATTAAGGATGAATAATTACGTATCACT
This DNA window, taken from Nicotiana tabacum cultivar K326 chromosome 4, ASM71507v2, whole genome shotgun sequence, encodes the following:
- the LOC107774438 gene encoding protein-L-isoaspartate O-methyltransferase 1-like, which gives rise to MPSSIPLLHSVSAIAYGFRYRAPLKHTCLFYTHQLYTLQPPNFPLFSSSFCRVPNPNFFTGNSLFSRMEHFLSGSGINRNKGMIEQLQRYGVIKSKKVTEIMETVDRGLFVPEGTPAYIDSPMSIGYNATISAPHMHAMCLELLEDRLQPGMHALDVGSGTGYLTACFALMVGPQGRAVGVEHIPELVAWSTKNVERSAAAPLLKEGSLSLHVGDGRKGWPEHAPYDAIHVGAAAADVPQDLIDQLKPGGRMVIPVGTFFQDLKVIDKNLDGSLSVRSETSVRYVPLTSREAQLKGT